From a region of the Alnus glutinosa chromosome 1, dhAlnGlut1.1, whole genome shotgun sequence genome:
- the LOC133861896 gene encoding uncharacterized protein LOC133861896, producing the protein MGNCFALCKPSKRLCIRDHVAAKSRRVIQVVKMDGKIMEFSTPIIVKDILVNFSGSGIGLSKEASEHLPPNYELKMGKAYYMLPSMSSVCTPTDISSTTADDEKANIGGGVKRIKIVITKQQLQDLLTKQISVEDVLLRLEKQTCDSVDSLKNWKPKLESIPEGSE; encoded by the coding sequence ATGGGCAATTGCTTTGCTCTCTGTAAACCCAGTAAAAGGCTTTGCATCAGAGATCATGTTGCAGCAAAGAGTAGGAGAGTTATACAAGTTGTCAAGATGGATGGAAAGATTATGGAGTTCAGCACGCCAATCATTGTCAAGGATATCCTGGTGAACTTCTCCGGCTCAGGTATTGGTTTATCCAAGGAAGCTTCGGAGCATCTCCCACCTAACTATGAATTGAAGATGGGAAAAGCCTACTACATGCTTCCTTCCATGAGCTCTGTTTGTACTCCGACAGATATTTCATCCACTACAGCTGACGACGAAAAAGCCAATATTGGTGGTGGTGTAAAGAGGATTAAGATTGTTATAACAAAACAACAGCTCCAAGATTTATTGACAAAGCAGATATCAGTTGAAGACGTTCTGTTGAGGCTCGAGAAACAAACGTGTGATTCTGTTGATTCCTTGAAAAATTGGAAGCCGAAGCTTGAATCCATCCCCGAAGGAAGCGAGTAA
- the LOC133856724 gene encoding protein IQ-DOMAIN 17-like isoform X3 — protein sequence MGKTGGSSWLTVVKRAFRSPTKENEKRSSRRREENEQEEEEKKRGKRRWIFRKPSNQETIVEHCKGRTITATANMKATDPVFEAADAEQRHAIAVAMATAAAAHAAVATAQAAVEVVRLTRPPIFGREHYAAVVIQTAFRGYLARRALRALKGLVKLQALVRGHNVRKRANMTLRCMQAVVRVQARVCEQRKKRLSNEGSVGSSISEQNSLWGSHFAEIKSMSKDESGIADEWIHWDDHPQTIEDIQAMLQRAKEAALKRENALAHAFSHQMWRTGRDPIASEEELEEMPKWLDQSSTRKQWESKGRVSCDQREPIKTVEIDTYRPYAYSQRSHHQHHCYQPYRPSSFSVASPVHRTQNNLTLHSPITPSPYRTRHLQVHSASPRCLREERDHPVQERATAMPNYMAATASAKARFRSQSAPRQRPSTPEREKTGSAKKRLSFPAPDPCGGTSDYNAKSPSYKNIHGGHLGMEHRSSNMSSCCTDSLGDEISPPLTNDLRSFLT from the exons ATGGGGAAGACTGGGGGAAGCTCGTGGCTGACTGTCGTTAAAAGGGCTTTCAGGTCTCCTACTAAGGAGAATGAGAAGAGAAGCAGTAGaaggagagaagaaaatgaacaggaggaagaagaaaag AAGAGAGGGAAGCGAAGATGGATTTTCCGGAAGCCTTCGAATCAGGAAACGATTGTAGAACACTGCAAAGGAAGGACCATAACCGCCACAGCTAATATGAAAGCAACCGATCCTGTTTTTGAGGCTGCTGATGCTGAGCAAAGACATGCCATTGCAGTAGCCATGGCAACCGCAGCTGCTGCTCATGCGGCAGTAGCAACCGCCCAAGCAGCTGTAGAGGTTGTTCGGCTCACCAGGCCTCCCATCTTTGGGAGAGAACACTATGCTGCTGTTGTCATTCAGACTGCCTTCAGAGGCTATCTG GCAAGGAGAGCTCTTCGGGCACTTAAGGGGCTGGTAAAGCTGCAGGCCTTGGTAAGAGGTCATAACGTTCGAAAGCGAGCAAATATGACTCTTAGATGCATGCAGGCTGTGGTTCGAGTGCAAGCTCGGGTATGTGAACAGCGTAAGAAGAGGCTTTCAAACGAAGGAAGCGTAGGTTCCTCCATTAGTGAACAGAACAGCTTATGGGGATCACATTTTGCTGAAATCAAGTCCATG TCTAAAGATGAAAGTGGCATTGCTGATGAATGGATCCATTGGGATGACCACCCACAAACAATAGAGGACATTCAAGCCATGTTACAGAGAGCAAAGGAAGCTGCCTTGAAAAGGGAAAATGCCCTGGCTCATGCCTTCTCTCATCAG ATGTGGAGAACTGGTAGGGACCCAATTGCAAGTGAAGAAGAGCTAGAAGAGATGCCTAAATGGCTTGATCAGTCGTCAACAAGGAAGCAGTGGGAGAGCAAAGGCAGAGTTTCTTGTGATCAAAGAGAACCCATAAAAACAGTTGAGATCGACACCTATAGACCTTACGCCTACTCACAAAGATCACATCATCAACATCACTGCTACCAACCTTACAGACCCAGTTCATTTTCTGTGGCCTCTCCTGTCCATAGAACACAAAACAATCTCACCCTCCATTCACCAATCACACCATCACCGTACAGGACAAGGCATCTCCAAGTGCATTCTGCCAGTCCTCGATGCTTAAGAGAAGAGAGGGACCATCCAGTGCAGGAGAGGGCAACGGCAATGCCAAACTACATGGCTGCCACTGCATCTGCCAAGGCTAGGTTTCGGTCACAAAGTGCACCAAGGCAGAGGCCTTCAACCccagaaagagaaaaaacagGGTCGGCAAAAAAACGCCTATCATTCCCAGCTCCTGACCCATGTGGTGGCACTTCTGATTACAATGCAAAGAGTCCAAGCTATAAGAACATTCATGGAGGCCATCTTGGAATGGAGCATAGGTCGTCAAACATGTCATCTTGTTGCACAGACAGCCTTGGCGATGAAATATCTCCCCCTTTAACCAATGATCTTAGGAGTTTCTTGACGTGA
- the LOC133856724 gene encoding protein IQ-DOMAIN 17-like isoform X1 yields the protein MGKTGGSSWLTVVKRAFRSPTKENEKRSSRRREENEQEEEEKKRGKRRWIFRKPSNQETIVEHCKGRTITATANMKATDPVFEAADAEQRHAIAVAMATAAAAHAAVATAQAAVEVVRLTRPPIFGREHYAAVVIQTAFRGYLARRALRALKGLVKLQALVRGHNVRKRANMTLRCMQAVVRVQARVCEQRKKRLSNEGSVGSSISEQNSLWGSHFAEIKSMFSLQSKDESGIADEWIHWDDHPQTIEDIQAMLQRAKEAALKRENALAHAFSHQMWRTGRDPIASEEELEEMPKWLDQSSTRKQWESKGRVSCDQREPIKTVEIDTYRPYAYSQRSHHQHHCYQPYRPSSFSVASPVHRTQNNLTLHSPITPSPYRTRHLQVHSASPRCLREERDHPVQERATAMPNYMAATASAKARFRSQSAPRQRPSTPEREKTGSAKKRLSFPAPDPCGGTSDYNAKSPSYKNIHGGHLGMEHRSSNMSSCCTDSLGDEISPPLTNDLRSFLT from the exons ATGGGGAAGACTGGGGGAAGCTCGTGGCTGACTGTCGTTAAAAGGGCTTTCAGGTCTCCTACTAAGGAGAATGAGAAGAGAAGCAGTAGaaggagagaagaaaatgaacaggaggaagaagaaaag AAGAGAGGGAAGCGAAGATGGATTTTCCGGAAGCCTTCGAATCAGGAAACGATTGTAGAACACTGCAAAGGAAGGACCATAACCGCCACAGCTAATATGAAAGCAACCGATCCTGTTTTTGAGGCTGCTGATGCTGAGCAAAGACATGCCATTGCAGTAGCCATGGCAACCGCAGCTGCTGCTCATGCGGCAGTAGCAACCGCCCAAGCAGCTGTAGAGGTTGTTCGGCTCACCAGGCCTCCCATCTTTGGGAGAGAACACTATGCTGCTGTTGTCATTCAGACTGCCTTCAGAGGCTATCTG GCAAGGAGAGCTCTTCGGGCACTTAAGGGGCTGGTAAAGCTGCAGGCCTTGGTAAGAGGTCATAACGTTCGAAAGCGAGCAAATATGACTCTTAGATGCATGCAGGCTGTGGTTCGAGTGCAAGCTCGGGTATGTGAACAGCGTAAGAAGAGGCTTTCAAACGAAGGAAGCGTAGGTTCCTCCATTAGTGAACAGAACAGCTTATGGGGATCACATTTTGCTGAAATCAAGTCCATG TTTTCTTTGCAGTCTAAAGATGAAAGTGGCATTGCTGATGAATGGATCCATTGGGATGACCACCCACAAACAATAGAGGACATTCAAGCCATGTTACAGAGAGCAAAGGAAGCTGCCTTGAAAAGGGAAAATGCCCTGGCTCATGCCTTCTCTCATCAG ATGTGGAGAACTGGTAGGGACCCAATTGCAAGTGAAGAAGAGCTAGAAGAGATGCCTAAATGGCTTGATCAGTCGTCAACAAGGAAGCAGTGGGAGAGCAAAGGCAGAGTTTCTTGTGATCAAAGAGAACCCATAAAAACAGTTGAGATCGACACCTATAGACCTTACGCCTACTCACAAAGATCACATCATCAACATCACTGCTACCAACCTTACAGACCCAGTTCATTTTCTGTGGCCTCTCCTGTCCATAGAACACAAAACAATCTCACCCTCCATTCACCAATCACACCATCACCGTACAGGACAAGGCATCTCCAAGTGCATTCTGCCAGTCCTCGATGCTTAAGAGAAGAGAGGGACCATCCAGTGCAGGAGAGGGCAACGGCAATGCCAAACTACATGGCTGCCACTGCATCTGCCAAGGCTAGGTTTCGGTCACAAAGTGCACCAAGGCAGAGGCCTTCAACCccagaaagagaaaaaacagGGTCGGCAAAAAAACGCCTATCATTCCCAGCTCCTGACCCATGTGGTGGCACTTCTGATTACAATGCAAAGAGTCCAAGCTATAAGAACATTCATGGAGGCCATCTTGGAATGGAGCATAGGTCGTCAAACATGTCATCTTGTTGCACAGACAGCCTTGGCGATGAAATATCTCCCCCTTTAACCAATGATCTTAGGAGTTTCTTGACGTGA
- the LOC133856724 gene encoding protein IQ-DOMAIN 17-like isoform X2: MGKTGGSSWLTVVKRAFRSPTKENEKRSSRRREENEQEEEEKRGKRRWIFRKPSNQETIVEHCKGRTITATANMKATDPVFEAADAEQRHAIAVAMATAAAAHAAVATAQAAVEVVRLTRPPIFGREHYAAVVIQTAFRGYLARRALRALKGLVKLQALVRGHNVRKRANMTLRCMQAVVRVQARVCEQRKKRLSNEGSVGSSISEQNSLWGSHFAEIKSMFSLQSKDESGIADEWIHWDDHPQTIEDIQAMLQRAKEAALKRENALAHAFSHQMWRTGRDPIASEEELEEMPKWLDQSSTRKQWESKGRVSCDQREPIKTVEIDTYRPYAYSQRSHHQHHCYQPYRPSSFSVASPVHRTQNNLTLHSPITPSPYRTRHLQVHSASPRCLREERDHPVQERATAMPNYMAATASAKARFRSQSAPRQRPSTPEREKTGSAKKRLSFPAPDPCGGTSDYNAKSPSYKNIHGGHLGMEHRSSNMSSCCTDSLGDEISPPLTNDLRSFLT, encoded by the exons ATGGGGAAGACTGGGGGAAGCTCGTGGCTGACTGTCGTTAAAAGGGCTTTCAGGTCTCCTACTAAGGAGAATGAGAAGAGAAGCAGTAGaaggagagaagaaaatgaacaggaggaagaagaaaag AGAGGGAAGCGAAGATGGATTTTCCGGAAGCCTTCGAATCAGGAAACGATTGTAGAACACTGCAAAGGAAGGACCATAACCGCCACAGCTAATATGAAAGCAACCGATCCTGTTTTTGAGGCTGCTGATGCTGAGCAAAGACATGCCATTGCAGTAGCCATGGCAACCGCAGCTGCTGCTCATGCGGCAGTAGCAACCGCCCAAGCAGCTGTAGAGGTTGTTCGGCTCACCAGGCCTCCCATCTTTGGGAGAGAACACTATGCTGCTGTTGTCATTCAGACTGCCTTCAGAGGCTATCTG GCAAGGAGAGCTCTTCGGGCACTTAAGGGGCTGGTAAAGCTGCAGGCCTTGGTAAGAGGTCATAACGTTCGAAAGCGAGCAAATATGACTCTTAGATGCATGCAGGCTGTGGTTCGAGTGCAAGCTCGGGTATGTGAACAGCGTAAGAAGAGGCTTTCAAACGAAGGAAGCGTAGGTTCCTCCATTAGTGAACAGAACAGCTTATGGGGATCACATTTTGCTGAAATCAAGTCCATG TTTTCTTTGCAGTCTAAAGATGAAAGTGGCATTGCTGATGAATGGATCCATTGGGATGACCACCCACAAACAATAGAGGACATTCAAGCCATGTTACAGAGAGCAAAGGAAGCTGCCTTGAAAAGGGAAAATGCCCTGGCTCATGCCTTCTCTCATCAG ATGTGGAGAACTGGTAGGGACCCAATTGCAAGTGAAGAAGAGCTAGAAGAGATGCCTAAATGGCTTGATCAGTCGTCAACAAGGAAGCAGTGGGAGAGCAAAGGCAGAGTTTCTTGTGATCAAAGAGAACCCATAAAAACAGTTGAGATCGACACCTATAGACCTTACGCCTACTCACAAAGATCACATCATCAACATCACTGCTACCAACCTTACAGACCCAGTTCATTTTCTGTGGCCTCTCCTGTCCATAGAACACAAAACAATCTCACCCTCCATTCACCAATCACACCATCACCGTACAGGACAAGGCATCTCCAAGTGCATTCTGCCAGTCCTCGATGCTTAAGAGAAGAGAGGGACCATCCAGTGCAGGAGAGGGCAACGGCAATGCCAAACTACATGGCTGCCACTGCATCTGCCAAGGCTAGGTTTCGGTCACAAAGTGCACCAAGGCAGAGGCCTTCAACCccagaaagagaaaaaacagGGTCGGCAAAAAAACGCCTATCATTCCCAGCTCCTGACCCATGTGGTGGCACTTCTGATTACAATGCAAAGAGTCCAAGCTATAAGAACATTCATGGAGGCCATCTTGGAATGGAGCATAGGTCGTCAAACATGTCATCTTGTTGCACAGACAGCCTTGGCGATGAAATATCTCCCCCTTTAACCAATGATCTTAGGAGTTTCTTGACGTGA